One region of Candidatus Binatia bacterium genomic DNA includes:
- a CDS encoding TlpA disulfide reductase family protein gives MNEHAEIERYNYSEFVGSDFLPFRTHLPAGSSAPDFLATLLETGRPVRLSDYWKQGDLLIEFGSLTUPYCALAAPALEPMAREYAGKGIAFVFLYAREAHPGENFPAHRTIEQKLSHAKTFQKQFNVERPILVDDLIGTGHKLYGMLPNMTYLIGRGGKVLFRADWTDPPTIEAALRYVLASRARRREGLHMAPFYAEFVGYRWHDPDKAKEGMNRAGPKAIEDYERVQQRWRKRGTRPGRIEIED, from the coding sequence ATGAATGAGCATGCCGAAATCGAGCGATACAATTACAGCGAATTCGTCGGCTCCGATTTCTTGCCGTTTCGGACGCATTTACCGGCGGGCTCCTCGGCGCCGGACTTTCTGGCGACGCTGTTAGAAACCGGGCGGCCCGTTCGACTGAGCGATTACTGGAAACAAGGCGACCTGCTGATCGAATTTGGTTCTCTCACCTGACCGTACTGCGCGCTGGCGGCGCCGGCGCTCGAACCGATGGCTCGGGAATATGCCGGTAAAGGCATTGCGTTCGTTTTCCTCTACGCGCGCGAAGCTCATCCAGGCGAGAATTTTCCCGCGCATCGAACTATAGAGCAAAAGCTCTCCCATGCGAAAACTTTCCAGAAGCAGTTCAACGTCGAGCGACCGATATTGGTTGACGACCTGATCGGCACGGGACACAAGCTTTACGGCATGCTGCCTAACATGACCTATCTCATCGGGCGCGGAGGTAAGGTACTTTTTCGCGCCGACTGGACCGATCCGCCGACGATCGAGGCCGCGCTTCGGTACGTCCTGGCCTCCCGCGCGCGCCGCCGGGAAGGACTCCACATGGCGCCGTTTTATGCGGAGTTCGTCGGGTATCGCTGGCACGATCCGGATAAGGCGAAAGAGGGAATGAACCGGGCGGGTCCGAAAGCTATCGAGGACTACGAGCGGGTCCAACAACGGTGGCGCAAGCGAGGAACGCGGCCCGGACGCATAGAGATCGAGGATTAA
- a CDS encoding 2-oxoacid:acceptor oxidoreductase subunit alpha, whose product MGKFDLAIGIGGAAGQGIATPGDILARIFVRRGLHLNAYNAYQSIIRGGHIFLTLRTSDQPVLSMGDKLDALVPLNQDSMDRHLKLMRAGSAVLYNSDKIKPGAAADGVQLCSFSVKELAPNIKGDLVQNTIALGALLRLIGVEFKPLEEILTLQFKRKGEAVIAENVGVARAGYDYAAAHFKPFPFSLPDTGKKLAFFEGNQALAMGGAAAGVRFYCAYPMSPSTGVLHWMARHGRELGIMVRQVEDEIGVMNMAIGAAHAGCRAMCATSGGGFALMSEALGSAAMMEIPVVCIDVQRAGPATGVPTKTEQGDLWQVMGAGQGDYPRIIVAPTTITDCFKTVPQLFNLVDKFQCPGIVLSDLLLSEGRSSVDPAELDFNVPIERGEIIGINGDKPPANGSYKRYELTESGVSPRALPGTPGYVHVVATDEHDEDGVLISDEFTNPHKRQAIHEKRMRKMAGILSLLEPPKLLGPSDAQVTLLGWGSTDGVIREAIEKLAAEEGIVANHLQIKWLVPLHSDEIQAIVSQSKKLVIVENNYSGQFARYLRSETGIAADGHIHKYDGEPFMPHHIVDGAKAILTGALKDYVPVHEVMV is encoded by the coding sequence ATGGGTAAATTTGATCTCGCCATCGGAATTGGCGGCGCTGCCGGCCAGGGGATTGCAACTCCGGGAGATATTCTGGCGCGAATTTTCGTGCGGCGCGGCCTTCATCTAAATGCCTACAACGCGTACCAGTCCATTATACGCGGCGGCCATATTTTTCTAACGCTGCGCACCAGCGACCAACCCGTTCTCAGCATGGGCGACAAGCTGGACGCGCTGGTCCCCTTGAACCAGGACAGCATGGACCGGCATCTGAAGCTCATGAGGGCCGGCTCGGCCGTCCTCTACAACAGCGACAAGATCAAACCTGGAGCCGCCGCCGACGGCGTGCAGCTCTGTTCCTTTTCGGTCAAAGAGCTCGCGCCCAACATCAAAGGCGATCTGGTGCAAAATACCATCGCCCTTGGCGCTCTGTTGCGACTGATCGGCGTCGAGTTCAAACCGCTCGAAGAGATCCTGACGCTTCAATTCAAGAGAAAAGGCGAGGCCGTGATCGCCGAGAACGTGGGCGTCGCGCGCGCCGGCTATGATTATGCCGCGGCTCACTTCAAGCCGTTTCCCTTCTCGCTCCCCGACACCGGCAAGAAACTCGCGTTCTTCGAGGGCAACCAGGCGCTGGCGATGGGCGGGGCCGCGGCCGGAGTGCGATTTTACTGCGCCTATCCGATGAGTCCCTCGACCGGCGTGCTGCATTGGATGGCGCGGCATGGCCGCGAGTTGGGCATCATGGTGCGCCAAGTCGAAGACGAGATTGGGGTTATGAATATGGCGATCGGCGCCGCGCATGCCGGCTGCCGCGCCATGTGCGCCACCTCGGGAGGCGGCTTCGCTCTCATGAGCGAAGCTCTGGGATCGGCGGCGATGATGGAAATCCCGGTGGTTTGCATCGACGTGCAGCGCGCCGGTCCAGCCACCGGCGTGCCGACCAAAACAGAGCAAGGCGATCTCTGGCAGGTGATGGGAGCAGGCCAAGGCGATTACCCGCGCATCATCGTTGCGCCGACCACGATCACGGATTGTTTCAAGACCGTGCCGCAGCTCTTCAACCTGGTCGACAAATTCCAATGCCCGGGCATCGTCCTTTCCGACCTCCTGCTGTCGGAAGGGAGATCGAGCGTCGATCCGGCGGAGTTGGATTTCAATGTGCCGATCGAGCGCGGAGAGATCATAGGAATTAACGGAGATAAGCCGCCCGCGAATGGTTCTTATAAGCGCTACGAGTTGACCGAAAGCGGCGTCTCGCCGCGCGCTCTCCCCGGCACGCCGGGATACGTCCACGTGGTCGCGACCGACGAACACGACGAAGACGGCGTGCTGATCAGCGACGAATTCACCAACCCGCACAAGCGCCAGGCGATTCACGAAAAACGGATGCGCAAGATGGCGGGCATACTTTCCCTGCTGGAGCCGCCCAAGCTCTTAGGCCCGAGCGACGCTCAAGTCACGCTGCTGGGTTGGGGCTCGACCGATGGGGTGATCCGCGAGGCGATCGAGAAGCTCGCCGCCGAGGAAGGAATCGTCGCGAACCATCTTCAGATCAAGTGGCTCGTGCCGCTCCACTCGGATGAGATCCAGGCCATCGTCTCGCAAAGCAAAAAACTCGTCATCGTGGAAAACAATTACAGCGGCCAATTTGCGCGCTACCTGCGCTCGGAGACCGGCATCGCGGCCGACGGCCATATCCATAAATACGACGGCGAGCCGTTTATGCCGCACCACATCGTGGACGGCGCGAAAGCGATCCTGACGGGCGCGCTCAAAGATTACGTGCCGGTCCATGAAGTCATGGTCTGA